AAAGTGGGCTAACAAGGATTATTAACATAGCGGGTGAAACTAGGATTTGGCTAATAAAAATGGCCTAACATcctcccttatctctatagcCACTATGTAGACTCAAGGAGATCgcgagcaagttctagaaacatatgaCATGCTTGAgataaaacacacatttaGTGATAGTATAGGCTTAATTCTCACAAGGTCATTTTGGCAAAAGACAAGGCACCATGCGATTCACTTTAGgcaatttgaaatgaaaattacatgttACTTAGCCATATCAacaagattttcaaaaatttttgcaCAAAATCATCATTGGCAACTCCTCCAACAAATCCTCACACTCGTTCAAACATCACTTTCTCTCACCCTACTATCATTCTACCCAAGGGAAATTATTAAACACActaagaaaacaagaaaaacattcctaaaaagaaacaaaaacacaaaaacaattgGAACAAAGAAACAAGGAAACACTCCCCAAAATCCACAATCAAGAATATCATGAGTTAAGATTACATGCCCACATATCATCATCAAATAGCATCAAAAGAATAGGGGTACAGACGGGGTATCATCaaatagagagagatagagatagaAGAGGGAATCCACTAGACacccccccaaacttattccaAGCAAAGCTAGGATAAGTTTGAAAGAGAGTGGATCTCCCATGGACCTTCACTGTGGAGGCGGAGGTGGATACTGCCAAGGGCCGCGAAATTCATCGAACCGAGCATTGAGGTTGGCCCATTGTGCGGTGTTGAACTCGGTAAATTGACTCCAGTTCTCCTCATACCGGTTCCATCGCGCATCATTCTGAGCTTCGAACTGGTTCCACCTCGCCTCATACTCAGTCAGCCGTGCATCGTTCCGGGCCCACTGTTCTTCCTGCCGAAGCTCCATACGTGCCATCCTCTCGTTGATCGAGCTGTAgtcctcttcttctctctcttggCGGCTTCTTGTCCTCTGAGCGCTTGTCCCGGCTCCTTCATCACCATATGGTGGTTCCTCGTGAacctcatcttcatcttcattttcCTGCCCTATCATCAAGTGCTCGGGGGCCTCGGAAGCCTCAGGAAACGCCGCATGTTCAAATCCTTCATACTCATCTGGATCAACCTCTTCAAATCTTGTGTTCGGGAATCGGGCTGCGATGGTTTGGTGGATTGGAGAATTCATTTTCCAATTTCTCTTCTCCACGGGCCCATTGATGTACGTGTTGATGGGGTCCGGAAGAGGGAAGTGATCCTTCAACCTTTGCAAGAAAAAGGCCTGGCCTCCATCTACTCCAAGATCATGTGATCTCCGGAGTGCTTCAATGTCCATAACCGTAGACCCTATATCCGGCTCAAATCCCCTTGTACTCACACCCAAGTGGCGCGCAATTGCGCCCACCACAGCACCGCAACATATAGTCCCCGTACTCCTCTTCGATGCTCGCTCTATGTTTTTCACCATATAGTGAACCATATTCATTGGCCTTTTGTGTACAAGGCACCATAGCAAAAATAGCTCATCTTTTTGTACACTCCCTGTTTCGGCACGTGCAAAGGGATGATTGTTGCAGGCCTTCTGAATCATCCGGAGAACTGGGTTCCGGATCATGGAGCTCTTGGCCCGGGCAGCCTTGAACCCGTCTGTCTCAAGAGTGATGTCGTTCCAGAATCTACTGTTCTTGAACTCCATCGGCATGTCATACTCATCCGTAGTGATCCCATAAATCTCCTTAAGCGCTTCCATGGATAGCTCGTATTCATTGTTCCTTAGCCGGAACCTTATGGCCACAATATTCCTTCCTCGCATCTGTACCACCAATGTGGTTAAGAACTCAAGAGTGAGACGATGGTAGGACACGATCTCCCTTGTGAAGATTCCATTGAGTTCCCCCACGTTACATAGCTCGTCAAAGCATTGTAGTAGGCCCAAATTATGTAGAAGTGCTCGGCAAGGTTGCCTCGCAACCTTGTAATCTTGTCGGGCCAGAACCTTCCATTTGGCCCGCTCTTCTGCGGTTCTTAGTGCGACCGAGCATGCTGATGCTGAAAGAACCATTGTACCTACAAATGCCAAGTATTAGATGGCAATGTAATCAAACCTAGAAAAATCTATCAACCAAAGTAAAAgtactcccccaaacttagcTCAAGGCTAACATTCAACAAGTTATCATCATGGAGTACTTTTCACTAATCTCTATCATCAAACTAATCATTTAAAACACAAGAGTAGGCATCACCTCCtaataatttcttatatatcaacaatcaaagcatataacaaaagaaattaatcacaaaatcACAATTGAAGCTCAAGAGATGCACAAATTCATCCTATCCTTGTTCTAACATGTAAAGCTCAAAACTTCATTTCACTTCATATCCTCATGCTTGTAGCCAAATTCTCCCCCAAGACCAATCAATTCAAACCAAAATTACTCACAACTACACCATCCTTTGATAGTATTATCATTCAACAACCCAACTCTTCATCAacatttaaaacaaatgaGCAACAATGTCCAACAAGGCAACATATCAACATATTCAACTTCACATTATGCAAACAAGTTCTAAATTCTCACCCATTCTAGCAATTCTAcaacaaatccactcttaatcCTCAAAAACCCACAATTATGCACCAAATTCATCATAATCTTCCATAAATCACTCaataaacaacaataataCTTGGGTAGAGAAGAATAAAGGGAGAAATTCATACCTTTAGGGCTTAATTCAAGTAGAACTCGAAAATTAGCTTCTTGCCTTGTTCTCACAAAATTCCACCAATTAAATggtttaaaatatgtaaaagaTGAAGTAGAGGATGAAGTAGAAGAGTTATTAGAGTGTAGAAGTGAGATTGGAAGGGAGAAATTTAGAGGAAATCACCGAAATTCGGAAATTGGGGAGCTAGGGTTCGGAATCGGCGTCGAGTGTTTCTGTCGGGTGATTCTGCGACGCCAGAATTATATACGCgacaaaacacccgaccgggtgattCGGAAATTcgaaaacacccggtcgggtttcCTTCCTGGAATGCGACGGTGTTTtaaaaacacccgaccgggttttccgAGAGAtggaaaacacccggtcgggtttcCTTTCTGGACTTCAacctatttttccatttctttcatttttcactctttTGTTCCCATTTTCCTGTTCCACAcactaaaacaaagaaaaatccTACAAGTGAGAGAAAAACACATtgacacaaaataaaattgtaccTACTAGGGGTTGCCTCCCCCATAGCGCAATTGTTTAACGTCGTTTGCCCGACGGTCTTCAAGCTCTCATCATTCGGTCAAGGTCACGACGAAGACCTCATCTTGTTGCTCCCTTGTGTAGAACCTCTTGATGTTGTGGCCATTTGCCATGAAAGTACTTCCATCGGCCCCAATAAGCTCTATTGTTCCATTGGTCATCACATTTTTGATAGTGAATGGCCCCGACCATTTAGATTTGAGCTTGCCCGGGAATAGCCTCAATCTATGATTGTAGAGTAGCACCGCATCCCCCGGGAAGAACTCTCTTTTTTCAATCATCTTGTCGTGATAGGTCTTCAACCTTGCCTTGTAAATAGAGGAATTGACATAGGCCTCATTCCTAAATTCATCTAGCAAATTGAGGTGAAGCATTCTTTCCTTTCCGGCCTTCAAGAAATCCAAGTTCAATTTCTTCACACCCCAATACGAGCGATGCTCCATCTCTACCGGAAGGTGGCACGACTTTCCAAATACCAATTGATATGGCGACATCCCAATGGGTGTCTTATAAGCCGTCCTATATGCCCACAATGCATCATCAAGTTTATGTGACCAATCCTTTCGATTTGTGTTGACCGTCTTCTCTAGGACTTGCTTCACCTCCCGGTTGGCTAACTCGGTTTGACCATTAGCTTGAGGGTGGTAGGGTGTTGTTACTCTATGCTTCACTCCATATCTAGTAAGCACACTTGCCAACCATCGATTATTGAAATGGGAACCTCCATCACTAATTAGGGCTCGTGGGGTGCCAAATCTTGTGAAGATATTCTTTTGGACAAACTTAATCACAACCTTAGAATCATTGGTGTGGGTAGGAATAGCCTCTACCCATCTAGACACATAGTCCACCGCCAAGAGAATATATTGATAGCCACATGATGATGGAAAGGGGCCCATGAAATCGATCCCCCAAACATCAAACAACTCAACTTCCACAATAGGGGTCATAGgcatttccttcttctttGACACCCCCCCGGTCCTTTGGCACTCATTGCATTGCATCACGAACTTTTGGCAATCTCCATAGATACTTGGCCAATAAAGGCCGCTTTGAAGCACCTTCATCGCGGTTCGGTTTGCTCCAAAATGTCCCCCACTTGGTGCGGAGTGACAATGCATAATAATGGATTCTCATTCCTCTTGAGGAGCACATCTCCTAATCACCATGTCGGCACATCTTCTAAAGAGGCAAGGCTCATCCCAAAAATAGAACTTCACATCATGGAAGAACTTCTTCTTTGCATACTAAAGATATccaaaaatcttgaaaattgttcatccttcttcttcttttgtatCATTTGAGGAAAGGGAAGCTTAACTTCCATGGGTTTGGGAGGAACAATTATCTCGGGTTGAACCTTAGGCGAGCTCTCCGGTGGTGTTTCCATCTctatttcctcttcttcttcgggtTGAACAATAGCTTCCTTTTCGGGCATAGAGGGACCCTCATAGCTTGTTCCACTCCTCAAATTAATTGCCTTGCACTCTTTTGGGTTAGGAATAGTGTTGCTTGGAAATTGCCCCGGTTGATGAAGTTGACCCACGGTTTGAGCAATTTGACTCATTTGGTGCTCCAAGGCCCCCATTCTTGTAGCAACTTCTACCACCGCCGTCTCAACTTTATCAATTCTCTTGGTAGAGTGTTCCATAATCCCATCGGTCTTCTCCATCAAAGCTTTTAGAAGCTCATTGGTAACATCACTTGAAGACTTTGAAGTGCTAGGTGAATTGTTAACCCCACTTGGTTGAATAGCATTATTCGGATTCCCATACGAAAGATTTGGATGTGTATTGAAGGATGGACGATAATTACCACCCCCATTGTTGGGGCGATAATTGTAGAAGTTCCTTTGATTTCCTCCTTGATGCACATAATTAACATCCTCTACGGTAGGTTGAGGCTCTACATTGGGTGCCATCCCCAAACTTATGCTATCCACCTTTTGATTGAGAATCATCATTTGTTGGTTGAGGAGATTGAATGCATCCGAATCAACAACCGAAGCTACCGGCATAGAGCCATCTCGACCCGAGCTCCAACTCTTGCTAGTGTATGCAAGCCTTTGAAGCATCTTCTTGCACTCATCGACCCCTTTGTCCAAGAATGATCCCCCCGAACCAAAGTCTAGTTGACTTTTGATAAATTCCGAGCATCCATTATAGAAAAGGCTCACTTGATGGCCCGGAGACAACCCATGGTTAGGACACTTCTTCAACAAAGCATTGAATCTCTCCCATGCTTCGAACATAGACTCTTGGCTCTTCATTTTAAAGTGGGAGATCTCCGCTTGTAGGTTGAGAGTAGAGCTAAGAGGGAAGAACCTCTCCAAGAACTTTTTGGCTAAGTCGTCCCAACTTATAACCGAGCCCGGCTCAAGGTTATCAAACCAATCTCTAGCATATCCCGTCAATGAGAATGGGAATAGCCTAAGCTTGATTGTATCTTCGGGAACCCCATTAAGCTTGGTTGTGTTGGCAATCTCCAAGAATTTGGCTAAGTGCATATTAGGATCCTCCGTGGGCCTTCCCGAGAAAACACGTTGCTCCACAAATTGGATCAATGCCGTCTTCAACTCAAAATTGTTGGCATTCACTCTTGGATCAATGGGTGGCATTGGGATATTAACGTTCCCAAATGCATTTCTAACCGGTGCATCTCTTCTCCTTTCCTCCTCTCTTTCCCTTCTCATCTCCTCCATTTGTTGTTGTAGTTGGAGGatgatttggtcttgattaaggggaggtggaggtggaggtggtaCTTCCTCGTTGTTCCCATTTGGATTTTCCATTGGCTCAACTAGATGTTGAGCTCGTGCTCTCCTCCTTcgtcctcctcttcttctattGGCGGCttctatctctaaattaaTCGGCTCAAGGGGTAGATGCCTTGAGCGCGTGAGCATAAAAACCTACACAACACAAGAGAGGAAACAAAGGGAAATTAGAGCTAAACTagaaaactaaactaaataaagcAAGTAAATGTCTAAACTAGTATTCTCTATCTTATCACAATATCAAACACAAAAGCAAATTagtccccggcaacggcgccaaaaacttgactcatGCTAAACTTGCAATCAAAATGTCACCCACAAGTGTATGGGGGTATGTAGCACGTGGCAAGTTAAAATTATCGATCCTCGAAGACTAAGTGCCGGCTTGAGTACTACGATGCAATTTAGAACACTATCTAGACTATTAGAAGgggtttttttggtttttctacACTAAGATCAAAGAACAAGTAAGAAAGTAAGAGCAAAAGGAAAttaagacaagaaaaaggataGTTTTCACTCAAGTTGGAAAGATAGGGATATTGATCCGTTGGTATGGATCACGGGTGTTCACCTAGGGATCATGCTCATCTAAATGGTCTTATGTGTGGCTAGGAAGGTCGGGTTAATTGGTTAGACCCCCTCTCGGGTGCACCTAACACGTTGATCGGCCTCTAAGGTCGGAGTCTCCTCCCTACACTTCGAAACCAACTCCTACAACCTACGGACCCAAGCCCTCTCTCTAGCTATGTCTCTCTCGAGCACATACAACGCACGGAGTTGTTGGTCATTTAACTATCTAATTAAGCATCTTTCAACGACaataattagaataagacATATCAAACTGGTAGCTAATCAATTGGATAATGAAAAAGCACAACAACCAAC
The genomic region above belongs to Salvia hispanica cultivar TCC Black 2014 chromosome 3, UniMelb_Shisp_WGS_1.0, whole genome shotgun sequence and contains:
- the LOC125209447 gene encoding uncharacterized protein LOC125209447 → MENPNGNNEEVPPPPPPPLNQDQIILQLQQQMEEMRREREEERRRDAPVRNAFGNVNIPMPPIDPRVNANNFELKTALIQFVEQRVFSGRPTEDPNMHLAKFLEIANTTKLNGVPEDTIKLRLFPFSLTGYARDWFDNLEPGSVISWDDLAKKFLERFFPLSSTLNLQAEISHFKMKSQESMFEAWERFNALLKKCPNHGLSPGHQVSLFYNGCSEFIKSQLDFGSGGSFLDKGVDECKKMLQRLAYTSKSWSSGRDGSMPVASVVDSDAFNLLNQQMMILNQKVDSISLGMAPNVEPQPTVEDVNYVHQGGNQRNFYNYRPNNGGGNYRPSFNTHPNLSYGNPNNAIQPSGVNNSPSTSKSSSDVTNELLKALMEKTDGIMEHSTKRIDKVETAVVEVATRMGALEHQMSQIAQTVGQLHQPGQFPSNTIPNPKECKAINLRSGTSYEGPSMPEKEAIVQPEEEEEIEMETPPESSPKVQPEIIVPPKPMEVKLPFPQMIQKKKKDEQFSRFLDIFSMQRRSSSMM